The following are from one region of the Segatella oris genome:
- a CDS encoding sugar kinase, which translates to MSKIVTLGEIMLRLSPKGNYRFVQSDSFQVIPGGGEANVAVSLANYGHASYFVSKLPAHEIGQIAVNGLRRYGVNTDYIVRGGDRVGLYYAETGASMRPSKVIYDRANSAIAEADPSDFNFDEIMEGADWFHWSGITPAISDKAAELTRLACEAAKRHHVTVSVDLNFRKKLWTSEKAIAVMRPLMKYVDVCIGNEEDAQLCLGFKPDADVEGGKTDAEGYYGIFKGMMKEFGFKYVVSTLRESFSATHNGWKALIYDGKEFYQSKHYDINPIIDRVGGGDSFSGGLIHGMLTYKEQAKALEFAVAASALKHTIPGDFNVVSTSEVESLAGGNANGRVQR; encoded by the coding sequence ATGAGTAAAATCGTTACATTGGGTGAAATCATGCTTCGCCTATCGCCAAAGGGTAATTATCGCTTTGTCCAGAGTGACTCTTTTCAGGTTATTCCGGGTGGCGGTGAAGCTAATGTGGCCGTCAGCCTTGCAAATTATGGACATGCTTCTTACTTCGTATCGAAGCTTCCGGCTCATGAAATTGGTCAGATAGCCGTGAATGGTTTGCGCCGCTATGGTGTCAACACAGATTATATTGTGCGTGGCGGGGATAGAGTAGGGCTTTATTATGCGGAGACCGGTGCAAGCATGCGTCCTTCAAAAGTCATTTATGATAGGGCTAACAGTGCCATTGCAGAGGCAGATCCTTCAGATTTCAACTTTGATGAAATCATGGAGGGTGCAGATTGGTTCCATTGGAGTGGCATCACTCCTGCAATCAGTGATAAGGCTGCAGAGCTTACCCGATTGGCTTGTGAAGCAGCCAAACGCCATCATGTAACAGTTTCGGTAGACCTGAATTTCCGTAAGAAGCTGTGGACATCAGAGAAGGCAATCGCTGTGATGCGTCCTTTAATGAAATATGTAGACGTATGTATCGGCAATGAAGAAGATGCACAGTTGTGCCTTGGTTTCAAGCCGGATGCCGATGTTGAGGGTGGAAAGACCGATGCAGAAGGCTACTATGGCATATTCAAGGGCATGATGAAGGAGTTTGGTTTCAAATATGTTGTCTCCACATTACGCGAAAGTTTCTCTGCTACTCACAATGGTTGGAAAGCACTGATCTATGATGGTAAGGAATTTTATCAAAGTAAGCATTACGACATCAACCCCATCATCGATCGTGTTGGTGGTGGTGATTCTTTCTCTGGCGGTTTAATTCATGGCATGCTTACCTACAAGGAACAAGCTAAGGCTTTGGAATTTGCAGTAGCAGCAAGTGCATTGAAGCATACTATTCCTGGCGATTTCAACGTGGTTTCAACTTCAGAAGTGGAGAGTTTAGCCGGTGGTAATGCCAATGGCCGTGTTCAACGATAA
- a CDS encoding DUF5112 domain-containing protein: MPRLDHKLRHIKGFLLLLIGGLFLFSACRPEYKSEVDKLNDISYSFHYRNLDSTKYYANKALKLSKDYDNGYAEALNNLAFVSIVKMNYDNAYKLLNAVLKATDNQFELLVADIQFMRLCQRQSRNKDFYIYRESALHRLHRIKEEQSGLTSRQLKRLTYAKSEFDIVNSTYFYYIGLRKQAIEALDNIDPYGAIQQDTAQLLSYYYNIGSGGMITSGTSREIIQKEFDYLVKCYLLALQHNYPFWEANSMQAISEHLQDKKQRDMLIADNLPTMKFLNVDHMPDSLLAGNLAQRSLDIFIRYGDVYQIAGAYRTLAQCYWHINDYHSANICLNDALLRDTVIQRAPDLVASIREQMSLVYSAIDDKTQSDFNRNIYLDMQEKTRQDRQLEARADQLNKSASTLNFMIGAVVFMIVIVILLLIFFDRMRVRSDKKFSIERLFAPLDEWQEREKKIRLQQEDNFEQVDEQIQMESLHLSDNLRRNIEQRAKIALVNSITPLIDRIIHEINCLRNRHETDKVRLERYAYISELTNQIGEYNNVLTQWIQLRQGQLSIKVESFALQELFNIVVKGYMSFRLKGISLKVKPTDAVVKADKTLTLFMINTLADNARKYTPQGGCVTIYSQTTEEAVEIVIEDNGQGMTEKQVLHLFDHKTIVDESLKESELIPEEKSHGFGLMNCKGIIDKYRKISSIFSVCSIKVESEIGKGSRFAFRLPKGVLRLLFVFSFLSLSSSIFASSYLLKKAAAFADSAYFCNLNGRYETTLDYADSCRTYLNKYYRLLGLQETADTLRYIETEVTPVEITWYHRHLRFDYNVILDIRNETAVANLALHDWDAYHYNNRVYTLLFRETSADNSLGEYVRVMQRSENNKNVAIILLVLLLILIFPAYYFLYYRHRLYYRLAVDRVDKINAVLLSDLTPQEKLSNINKIWAQANLLLKATNSKLNDVVEKIRLALANKIEDDNKQSISLELAKDELHRIIYENQRLHISNNVLDNCLSTLKHETMYYPSRIRQLVDEKDKNLNAINEVALYYKQLYALLSEQAMVQIDNNLKANSQLVNYLLELLKKISGEKNLEKTLVEKDNQYVIIRLILPSLHLSDAQCAALFTPLSININYMVCRQIVREIGETTNLRGCGIEASHLPDDAGTQIEITLPRQLNIKLNS, from the coding sequence TTGCCAAGGCTCGATCATAAGTTACGACATATAAAAGGCTTCCTATTGCTTCTGATAGGAGGTCTTTTCCTTTTTTCTGCTTGTAGACCGGAATACAAATCAGAGGTTGACAAGTTGAATGATATCTCATATTCTTTTCACTATCGTAATCTTGATTCAACCAAGTACTATGCAAACAAGGCTTTGAAATTAAGTAAAGATTACGATAATGGATATGCAGAAGCTTTGAATAATTTAGCCTTTGTAAGTATTGTCAAGATGAATTATGACAATGCTTACAAATTATTGAATGCGGTTTTGAAGGCTACAGATAATCAGTTTGAGCTTCTTGTGGCCGACATTCAGTTCATGCGTTTATGCCAACGTCAGTCCAGAAACAAAGACTTTTATATCTATAGAGAGAGCGCTCTTCACAGACTTCATCGCATCAAAGAAGAACAGTCAGGTCTTACTTCAAGGCAATTAAAGCGATTAACTTACGCAAAGTCAGAGTTTGATATTGTCAATTCCACCTATTTTTATTATATAGGTCTGCGTAAGCAGGCTATTGAAGCATTGGATAATATCGATCCATATGGTGCCATCCAGCAAGACACGGCACAGTTGTTGTCCTATTACTACAATATTGGTTCGGGTGGAATGATAACCTCTGGAACAAGTAGGGAAATCATCCAGAAAGAGTTCGACTATCTTGTGAAATGCTATCTGTTGGCTCTACAGCACAATTATCCATTTTGGGAAGCCAACTCAATGCAGGCTATCAGCGAACATTTACAAGATAAGAAACAACGCGATATGCTGATAGCTGATAATCTACCTACCATGAAGTTTCTTAATGTTGACCACATGCCAGACTCTTTGTTGGCAGGAAATCTTGCCCAACGATCGCTTGATATCTTCATCAGATATGGGGATGTCTATCAGATTGCGGGTGCCTATAGAACGTTGGCACAGTGCTATTGGCATATCAATGACTATCATTCGGCTAATATCTGCCTTAACGATGCATTGCTGCGTGACACAGTTATTCAACGCGCTCCAGACCTTGTGGCTTCTATTCGCGAGCAGATGTCATTGGTTTATTCGGCAATAGATGATAAAACTCAGAGCGATTTCAATCGCAATATCTATCTTGACATGCAGGAAAAGACACGCCAGGATCGTCAACTTGAAGCTCGTGCAGACCAGCTTAACAAGTCAGCATCGACATTGAATTTTATGATTGGGGCTGTTGTTTTCATGATAGTTATCGTGATACTTCTCTTGATTTTCTTTGACAGAATGCGTGTGCGAAGTGACAAGAAGTTTTCTATAGAGCGACTTTTTGCACCTTTGGATGAATGGCAGGAACGTGAAAAGAAAATCAGGCTACAGCAGGAGGATAACTTCGAACAGGTGGATGAACAAATCCAAATGGAGAGTTTGCACCTCTCTGACAACTTGAGGAGAAACATTGAGCAGCGGGCTAAGATTGCTCTCGTCAATAGTATTACTCCACTTATCGACCGTATTATCCACGAAATCAACTGTTTGCGTAATCGCCATGAGACAGACAAAGTGAGATTAGAGCGGTATGCATACATCAGTGAACTTACCAATCAGATTGGTGAATATAATAATGTGCTGACGCAATGGATACAGCTTCGCCAAGGACAGCTTAGTATTAAGGTCGAGAGTTTCGCCCTTCAGGAACTGTTTAATATCGTGGTCAAGGGTTATATGAGTTTCAGATTGAAAGGTATCTCCCTGAAAGTTAAACCTACAGATGCTGTTGTCAAGGCTGATAAAACATTGACTCTGTTCATGATTAACACTCTGGCTGATAACGCACGCAAGTATACTCCGCAAGGAGGTTGTGTGACTATCTATAGTCAGACTACTGAAGAAGCGGTGGAAATCGTGATAGAAGACAATGGACAAGGTATGACCGAAAAGCAGGTTTTGCATTTGTTTGATCACAAAACCATTGTTGATGAGTCGTTGAAAGAAAGCGAGTTGATTCCAGAAGAGAAGTCTCATGGCTTCGGTTTGATGAATTGTAAGGGCATCATTGATAAGTATCGAAAAATCAGTTCAATCTTTTCTGTATGCTCTATCAAGGTGGAAAGTGAGATTGGTAAAGGCAGTCGCTTTGCTTTCAGGCTTCCTAAAGGCGTATTACGCTTGCTTTTTGTTTTCTCATTTCTTAGTCTTTCGTCTTCTATATTTGCATCTTCATATCTCTTGAAAAAGGCTGCAGCTTTCGCTGACAGTGCTTATTTTTGTAATTTGAATGGCAGATATGAGACGACTTTAGATTATGCTGACAGTTGCAGAACCTATTTGAATAAATATTATCGGTTGCTTGGTCTCCAGGAAACTGCTGATACTTTGCGGTATATAGAAACAGAAGTTACACCTGTAGAGATTACATGGTATCACCGTCATTTACGCTTCGACTACAATGTTATCCTTGACATTCGTAATGAAACTGCTGTTGCTAATCTTGCTTTGCATGATTGGGATGCTTATCATTACAATAATAGGGTCTATACATTACTGTTTCGTGAGACCTCGGCTGATAATAGTTTGGGAGAGTATGTACGTGTAATGCAGCGGTCAGAAAACAATAAAAATGTGGCTATCATACTTCTTGTATTGCTTCTTATATTGATTTTTCCTGCCTATTATTTTCTTTATTACCGGCATCGTCTATATTACAGACTGGCTGTGGATCGTGTTGATAAAATCAATGCTGTTTTGTTATCAGACCTAACTCCTCAGGAAAAACTCAGCAATATCAATAAAATCTGGGCACAGGCTAACTTGTTGCTCAAGGCTACAAACTCCAAGTTGAACGATGTTGTTGAAAAGATTAGGCTTGCACTTGCTAATAAAATAGAAGACGATAATAAGCAGTCAATAAGTCTGGAATTGGCAAAAGATGAATTGCATAGGATTATTTATGAAAATCAACGACTGCACATCAGCAATAATGTGCTTGACAACTGTCTGTCAACGCTAAAGCATGAGACGATGTATTACCCCTCGCGCATACGTCAGTTGGTGGATGAAAAGGATAAAAATCTTAATGCTATTAACGAAGTTGCACTTTATTATAAACAGCTTTACGCCTTGCTGAGTGAACAAGCTATGGTACAAATAGACAATAATCTAAAAGCGAATTCGCAATTAGTGAACTATCTTCTTGAACTTCTTAAAAAGATAAGTGGAGAAAAGAACTTAGAAAAAACATTGGTAGAAAAAGATAATCAATATGTCATTATACGTTTGATATTACCTTCACTTCATCTTTCTGATGCACAATGTGCAGCATTATTTACGCCATTATCTATCAATATCAATTATATGGTGTGTCGTCAGATAGTCAGAGAAATAGGAGAAACGACAAATCTTAGAGGTTGTGGTATAGAGGCAAGTCATCTTCCTGATGATGCAGGAAC
- a CDS encoding bifunctional 4-hydroxy-2-oxoglutarate aldolase/2-dehydro-3-deoxy-phosphogluconate aldolase, producing the protein MARFNKVQVLTAMKETGMVPVFFNSDIDICKQVIKACYMGGVRVFEFTNRGDFAHELFGDLVKWAAKECPELILGAGTVIDAPTAVLYLQLGANFIVGPNFNPEIAPVCNRRLVPYSPGCGSVSEMSDAQAAGCDVTKVFPAGNVGGPSFVKNVLGPLRWSNIMVTGAVSPDEENLTNWIKAGVLCVGMGSKLFPKDVIAAKNWQYITDKCIEALGYIAKARS; encoded by the coding sequence ATGGCAAGATTTAATAAGGTACAAGTACTTACTGCTATGAAGGAAACGGGCATGGTTCCTGTATTCTTCAATAGTGATATTGATATTTGCAAGCAAGTCATTAAGGCCTGCTATATGGGTGGTGTCCGTGTTTTCGAGTTTACAAATCGTGGTGACTTCGCCCACGAATTGTTTGGAGATTTGGTGAAATGGGCAGCAAAGGAGTGTCCGGAACTTATCCTTGGAGCAGGTACTGTGATTGATGCACCAACAGCAGTTCTGTATCTTCAGTTGGGAGCTAACTTCATTGTAGGCCCTAACTTCAATCCAGAGATTGCTCCTGTCTGCAATCGTAGATTGGTTCCTTATTCTCCGGGCTGTGGAAGTGTCAGTGAGATGAGTGATGCACAGGCTGCAGGCTGCGATGTAACCAAGGTTTTTCCGGCAGGCAATGTAGGTGGCCCTTCTTTTGTTAAGAACGTTTTAGGGCCATTGCGTTGGAGCAATATCATGGTGACAGGGGCTGTTTCTCCTGACGAAGAGAACCTTACTAATTGGATAAAGGCAGGTGTGCTTTGTGTTGGTATGGGTTCGAAATTGTTTCCGAAAGACGTCATTGCTGCTAAAAACTGGCAGTATATCACAGACAAATGCATTGAGGCATTAGGGTATATTGCCAAGGCTCGATCATAA